The following nucleotide sequence is from Acyrthosiphon pisum isolate AL4f chromosome A2, pea_aphid_22Mar2018_4r6ur, whole genome shotgun sequence.
GTCCCATCATAATATTGAGCTACTAActtgttttttatatcaaattcatgtaaaacagaataaattaaattaaataaacctcGAGTCATATGATCTTcactaatattatgaaaacctaGGAAACGCTCGACCAATTCGGATTTATCTGTAACATATCTTATAATAATCGAATATTGTGGTTTTTGAGAAATATTTGTAGTGTTATCAATTTGAAtagaataaaatgtacattgtttAATTTCTCTTTTAATGTGATTCAATAAAAATTCAGAAATACatgaaattaaatcattttgtatGGACTTTGATGAACCCggaaatgtgttttttatacttttataatgattttgtatTTCTTGAGAACAcctaataatatgcatatcaaacaattctttaaaattatctttatttagTGAATTACTGCTCTCATCATTTCCATAAAATGATAACTCTTGTTTTCccataaataaaatcaaatcaattaAGTGCTCCATAAATAAACGATTCAATCTAAcatgttcattataattttttttaaagaaattatccGTCAAATTACCATGTCCATTAATAACATCCACTACagacaaacaattattttctagGTTTTTCAATCctagataattataaatatgttccCTGGATGACTCGTGTATTTTCATACTCCTAGACAAATTTTTGAAATCACAATACCCTACAGTATTCCATATAGACTTTGTTTGACTTATTAACAAACACGGccaacaaaacaatttttgaacatAGTGACTTCCACACAACCACGAGTGTAGTTGATATAAATTTGCATTAAATGACCTACAGAATAccttattatgttttttgtcgGGAGATAAAACTGACAAAATAGGAGTAGGTCTACCTGTTTTAagtaaatcgtttttattacaAGACTTCCAACTTAGAAATGGCGTTTCCAATAACATAACAATTGGGTCCGTTACTGGATTCATGACGAAAacttaattcaaattttcaatgtTCTTAAATTACTTAACAAAGTGAATCAatcaattaaacttaaaaatgtacgaTATGCaagtaaataactaaataagagTAAAAACTGATTAGCAAACAGGCAAATAGCAACACCGAGACCGACACTGACTGGAGATTAccgaactaattttttttattgttggattaactaacaaaataataaaagagaCAGCACATTGTACATTGAATCAGAATTCAGATTAGtgattatacttttttaatatttacattttacacttaaaaaataaaattacagaaaGCCAACGGTTTTTCTTAACAGTTGGTAAGAGACGACGAAAAATGTTGCCTCTGGTTGAATTGCGCATGTGCAATGTgcatttcacaatattttacgaTCTACGATCATCATATGGGTATGGCGCTATCAGTCGTCGGTGCCCAGCGGTCACAGGTCGGTTACTCGGCTTCAGTGATAgacaatgataattgataatagacGTGAGGAAAGTTGGCGATACTCCCACAAAGTTGTAGGCTGTAGCCTATATTGCGGACTGCAGacagataaaaataagtttaagtagtagataatttattaattaataatatattatcagatTATCTATCAAATCTATCGGCactttaaaccatattattgtaatttgtattttgtagctATAGGATCTAACGTCTAAGGCGTTCATTTTTATCATTCATCCCTTCATAGATTATGATCGAATGTTTCTAAGGTACAAACTTAAGTCTAAAATGATGGGTGAGTAGGCCTCATGTCCGGTGTCTTGTACGTCATGTGAGCTGTGACGAATGACGACTTGCCTATATTGATtgcattattcattattcattacccACATATGACATAATTCCTGAATTTCTCATCGGTCTAATTTAATGATgcttcaaaaatataatcataaattggGTAAAAATGATTCAGTTCTAGATATCGATGAGCTaagaagtatattaatttaacattattaacttCGGAAATGTGAGTGAGGTGCTCCACTTACTTCTCTACCAATCACCAAAGCCGCCATTGAATTTACCATTGAAATTGTAGAGAACTTGaaacattacaataaataaataatgattatgttaatattaaaataaggtaGTAAACACGTCTAAAGTGGCCCCCCAAATTGCTGTAGCTTTCCTATGCTATACACTGTGTTTACCCAATTATTgtactttttgtattttttccccTCCCATTCCccctcaccccccccccccccccaaaaaaaaagtaagcccTGGATCTGCCACTGCCCGTCTGTCACCAAAGATAACACTGTAATAAACAAATCGGTTGTCTACTAATATGCAgtctacaataattaattatattacagtatgtggtctacaaatcaaaatacataacatattttaaatctataatttctaataatatacactatgcagtaataaaatgaaatataataattcaacaaattgtagatttttctattttaaataattattattcattaataatattttaaaacaatttttcaggTACGTACTTGGATGGAGCTTTATGGTAATACTCTTGTAAAGCCGAATACAAACAGTTATCTAATCAAAAAATCAGCCCAACTTATAGATATCATTACTGACGAAACAGCTAGACAGCACTGTTTACCCATTGTACAATTAGATGCACTTAAATACAAAGAAAGGGATACTATTGAaaccatatttaaatattggaaaaataacAATGGTTTCAACATAACAACAATGTGGGATAAGAGGGTACGAAACTATTTGGGCACAAGGTATGATCACCGAAACAATGTGTTTGATTGGGATTTACATATGACTCTTCATTATATCGATGGAGGTAACAGAATCACAAATCGAGAGTACACTTATTGGCGAGATACTGGTGTAGCTTACACATTCTTAGAGACAGATTGTACTGAACCTAATTATACATTTGCTTTAGCCCTATTGAAAGATGGGGACAAAATAACTGCGATGGACTATTTTGGAGACATTATAAATGGTCCTTTTCCATCTTTTGGCTTAGACTGTGAAGACGATGATATGTTAAAGATGGGAAACATGCAACCACTAAAACGTTCAGTGGACCTGACTGAGAGAAATTTAACAAGAATGTTCTATGAAATAGAAAACCAAAAGCCTTACAAGCACAAAGGTAAAACTGACAATCTTGGAGTAATTATAACTGAACTGCCGAATGTGAAAATCCAAAAAGTACAAACTCTATCACCTCAAGTTAAAGTTATGTCTGAACATTACCCTAGTATTAATGTTAGCGATGTGGATATCCACTTTATTCCTCGCACAGCTATGACAGATTATCCTACATTTGAtagatataaacatttttttgatataatgtaTTGTGGTCATATGTATCTTGAAAAAATGAACTTTCATATAACATCTATGATTAAAGACGGAGGCATAGTTTTAATGGAAACTCGAAAATTTATTGTGAACTATAAACAAAAGCAACACGATGAATTCAAACAGAAATTAatagatttaatgaaaaactgTAAATGTGTGTCGTCAACagaaaatattgatgtaattaAGAATgctgtaattaaatttaataaacagcattgagttataataatagtattttatttgtaacaatTAATAAGCTGACATTAATTTCTGAATCTATAATCCATAATATAGTAAGATAAAATACTTTGTTACCAGAATTttggtttatatttaattttcaaagctTGAAAAATActactgaaaattataatactatcgaGTGTTGTTTTATTGTGTAATAACTTTTGGTTCTTCCTTGTTGGACGTTCCAGAAAGTAGACTTTTGATGCGTGCTATAGCTCTACCAGGATTCAAAccctaaaataaacatttaataattaaaaataaataatagatgaatttaaatatgaatacacAAACCTTTGGGCATGTTTTGGTACAATTCATAATAGTGTGACAGCGAAAAACTGAAAAAGGATCTTTCATTTTATCTAAACGTTCAGCTGTAGCTTTATCTCTGGAGTCAATAATCCAACGATACgccttaaattaaaaaatttagttactAATTTATGTtgaagattaatttttttatattgaaaaatatttagactaaaataacatttatcaacCTTTAAGTTGTGCATAAGTTTGTGTGTTgacaagaaattaaaaaaaattagcaaaacatttttacttagaTCTTCCTGTagacaataaaaacaatatttgaaatatttttattttatcaaatttctttgagaaatacaataattattatttgaaatattagtgTTGAAAATTCACCGAaactttttaattgaaaattctgtggctacctacctatagagGTTGAAAAATTATGCAATACAGTCTTAAGTCTCAAGGAATCTATTGACTTTTATTGAAACGGTCAAGTAATTATTGAGTCTCTAGCTAACAAACAGATaagcatacatttttatgtatttagatTAGTTGTAAACCAGAATTAACCCTAATTTTTC
It contains:
- the LOC100169203 gene encoding dynein assembly factor 3, axonemal homolog, whose product is MLWGSSPCLDLAAYDGVGDGHLNILIVSAGDTRHLLQTLAKRYEHSYKKISIYIYEPIVDMYARHIQQIALALEPIDRISLSYKVFNYLHIPQILGIFDKKKKFKTIFQVRTWMELYGNTLVKPNTNSYLIKKSAQLIDIITDETARQHCLPIVQLDALKYKERDTIETIFKYWKNNNGFNITTMWDKRVRNYLGTRYDHRNNVFDWDLHMTLHYIDGGNRITNREYTYWRDTGVAYTFLETDCTEPNYTFALALLKDGDKITAMDYFGDIINGPFPSFGLDCEDDDMLKMGNMQPLKRSVDLTERNLTRMFYEIENQKPYKHKGKTDNLGVIITELPNVKIQKVQTLSPQVKVMSEHYPSINVSDVDIHFIPRTAMTDYPTFDRYKHFFDIMYCGHMYLEKMNFHITSMIKDGGIVLMETRKFIVNYKQKQHDEFKQKLIDLMKNCKCVSSTENIDVIKNAVIKFNKQH